Proteins encoded by one window of Candidatus Pelagibacter giovannonii:
- the lptC gene encoding LPS export ABC transporter periplasmic protein LptC gives MSKKTGLQVIMVLIIIIISLWFYLKYFTKNFEVVKETKVIEKIDENQNSTSTYIDDINYVSTDTKGNRYQITAKQAEIKVENSDVMFLKDVVAFIYIKDSDKVKITSNFGKYNSKNYDTIFSENVIVIYPEHKIIGEYLDFSFLSNLGTFTENVIYTGKKTNLFADKIEMNLTTKDTKIFMNDTGKKVLIEGTR, from the coding sequence ATGAGTAAAAAGACAGGTCTACAAGTTATAATGGTTCTTATTATTATCATCATTTCATTATGGTTTTATTTAAAATACTTCACTAAGAATTTTGAAGTTGTAAAGGAAACTAAAGTTATAGAAAAGATTGATGAAAATCAAAATAGCACCTCAACCTATATTGATGATATTAATTATGTTTCTACTGACACTAAAGGTAATAGATATCAGATCACTGCAAAACAAGCTGAAATTAAAGTTGAAAATTCTGATGTGATGTTTTTGAAAGATGTCGTGGCTTTTATTTATATAAAGGATTCAGACAAAGTTAAAATTACTTCTAATTTTGGCAAATATAATTCAAAAAATTATGATACTATTTTTTCTGAAAATGTAATAGTTATTTATCCAGAGCATAAAATAATTGGAGAATACTTAGATTTTTCTTTTTTAAGTAATCTTGGAACGTTTACTGAAAATGTTATTTATACTGGAAAAAAAACAAATTTATTTGCTGATAAAATTGAAATGAATCTTACTACTAAAGACACTAAAATTTTTATGAATGACACTGGAAAAAAAGTGTTAATCGAAGGAACTAGATAA
- a CDS encoding ATP-binding cassette domain-containing protein, which produces MGVIKKFRIKSFKNPWPIISLENISLSFGKRKILDNVSFKINHGQILGMLGPNGVGKSTIFNLITGLIKPDYGKIKFEGIDVVDYPIYLRTTKFKIGYVPQYGGYFSDLTLLENLKAIAEIVIDDKNLIYHKINMLIAKFELDAIRDIKAKFLSGGQKKKLVIALALLSDPKVLLLDECFAALDVLTIKMLQEIIVNLQTESNITICICDHQARDLLSCVDVAVILSNCKIVAQGSPNELINNTEAKNAYFGDSFKFN; this is translated from the coding sequence ATGGGTGTAATTAAAAAATTTAGAATTAAATCTTTTAAAAACCCTTGGCCCATAATCTCTCTAGAAAATATATCATTATCATTTGGCAAGAGAAAAATTTTAGACAACGTAAGTTTTAAGATTAATCATGGACAAATCTTAGGAATGTTAGGACCAAATGGAGTTGGGAAATCAACAATTTTTAATTTAATCACAGGACTAATTAAACCTGACTATGGTAAAATTAAATTTGAAGGGATAGATGTTGTTGATTACCCAATTTATTTGAGAACTACAAAATTTAAAATTGGGTATGTTCCTCAATACGGTGGTTATTTTAGTGATCTTACTTTATTGGAAAATTTAAAAGCAATAGCAGAAATTGTAATTGATGATAAAAATTTAATTTATCATAAGATTAATATGCTTATAGCAAAATTTGAATTAGATGCTATCAGAGATATTAAAGCAAAGTTTCTATCTGGTGGACAAAAAAAAAAGCTAGTAATTGCTCTTGCCTTATTAAGTGACCCAAAAGTACTCTTGCTTGATGAGTGTTTTGCAGCGCTAGATGTTCTAACTATTAAAATGCTACAAGAAATTATTGTTAATCTGCAAACAGAAAGCAATATAACCATTTGTATTTGTGATCACCAAGCACGCGATCTACTTTCCTGTGTGGATGTTGCGGTAATTTTGTCAAACTGTAAGATTGTAGCACAAGGATCTCCTAATGAATTGATTAATAACACTGAGGCTAAAAATGCTTATTTTGGTGACTCTTTTAAATTCAATTAG
- the aroA gene encoding 3-phosphoshikimate 1-carboxyvinyltransferase encodes MPKTLIIKDKIKKFNKKIQVSGDKSLSIRWVLLASQAIGKSKGFNLLMSEDVLAAIDSIKKLGIKVRMKKNYCEIVGNGINGFKYKKNLTIDAKNSGTLGRLILGLLIKSPKKIKVIGDKSLSKRDFSRVTTPLEKFGVKFTYKIKNKLPLIILGTQSAKSIKYLENRGSAQCKSSVMLAALNASGTTSIKAKKSRNHTELLFKYLKIPIKVSKTKKFDFIDVKRPKRINAFNYQIPGDISSSAFFMVLTTLADNSKLLVKNVNINPSRVGVITILKKMGAKIILKNQKNYRGEKISDILIKSSKKLKAINCPVELNSSAIDEFLVIFLIAAKAKGISYFKGLSELNQKESPRLIWGSKILNMMGIKTNLTKDSIKIYGQPNLEIKKLITVKNYLKDHRVFMMSTIAALTFGGKWKIHDKDSINTSFPSFLKIIKDMNHSSL; translated from the coding sequence ATGCCAAAAACACTCATAATTAAAGATAAGATAAAAAAATTTAATAAAAAGATACAAGTTAGTGGAGACAAGAGTTTAAGCATAAGATGGGTTCTTTTAGCATCTCAAGCAATTGGAAAATCGAAAGGTTTCAACCTTTTAATGTCAGAAGATGTATTGGCTGCAATTGATAGCATCAAAAAACTTGGCATAAAAGTGAGGATGAAAAAAAATTACTGTGAAATAGTCGGTAACGGGATTAATGGCTTTAAATATAAAAAAAACTTAACAATAGATGCTAAAAATTCTGGAACACTTGGTAGATTAATTCTAGGTCTTTTAATTAAATCTCCTAAAAAAATAAAAGTAATTGGTGATAAAAGTTTGTCTAAAAGAGACTTTTCAAGAGTAACCACACCTTTGGAGAAATTTGGAGTAAAATTTACTTATAAGATCAAGAATAAACTACCCTTAATAATTCTTGGCACACAATCAGCAAAAAGTATTAAATATTTGGAGAACAGAGGTTCAGCTCAATGTAAAAGTAGCGTAATGCTTGCAGCATTAAATGCATCAGGAACAACTTCTATTAAAGCAAAGAAATCAAGAAATCATACCGAATTACTTTTTAAATATTTAAAAATTCCAATCAAGGTAAGTAAGACTAAAAAGTTTGATTTTATAGATGTTAAAAGACCCAAAAGAATTAATGCCTTCAATTATCAAATTCCAGGAGACATAAGCTCAAGTGCTTTTTTTATGGTACTAACAACACTTGCTGATAATTCAAAACTTTTAGTTAAGAATGTAAATATCAATCCTTCTAGAGTAGGAGTTATTACAATCTTAAAAAAAATGGGAGCCAAAATAATACTTAAAAACCAAAAAAATTATAGAGGAGAAAAAATTTCTGATATTTTAATAAAAAGTTCAAAAAAACTTAAAGCTATTAATTGTCCAGTGGAATTAAACAGTAGTGCCATTGATGAATTCTTGGTTATTTTTTTAATTGCAGCAAAAGCAAAAGGTATTTCTTATTTTAAAGGCCTTTCAGAACTAAACCAAAAAGAAAGCCCAAGGTTAATTTGGGGTTCTAAAATTTTAAATATGATGGGTATAAAAACAAATTTAACAAAAGATTCTATTAAAATTTATGGGCAACCTAATTTAGAAATAAAAAAACTAATAACTGTTAAAAACTATCTAAAGGATCATAGAGTTTTTATGATGAGTACAATTGCTGCCTTAACCTTTGGTGGAAAATGGAAAATTCATGATAAAGATTCTATAAACACTTCTTTTCCATCTTTTTTGAAAATAATTAAAGATATGAATCATTCATCACTATGA
- a CDS encoding (d)CMP kinase → MKLKKKIKIAIDSPAAAGAGTQAKLISKHFNLLYLDTGKIYRLIANIKLTQANRYSHSLIKKKMLKLTMKDLQNKKLLSDEVGTMASIISKDKKIRKLVHAFQIKSAYHPPKKYNGSCLDGRDITYKIIPNADFKFFITANTKTRALRRYKELKDLNKKISFNEVLKSIKNRDKSDYNRKVSPLMRTRDSILINTTNLTKRSCFLKIKQIIDRKLKA, encoded by the coding sequence ATGAAATTAAAAAAAAAAATTAAAATTGCAATAGACTCACCTGCTGCTGCTGGTGCTGGCACTCAAGCAAAATTAATTTCTAAACATTTTAACTTACTTTATTTAGATACAGGAAAAATTTATAGATTAATTGCAAATATTAAACTTACTCAAGCTAATAGATATAGTCATAGTTTGATCAAAAAAAAGATGCTCAAATTAACTATGAAAGATTTACAAAATAAAAAATTATTATCTGATGAAGTTGGAACAATGGCATCAATTATATCAAAAGATAAAAAAATAAGAAAACTTGTTCATGCATTTCAAATTAAAAGTGCTTATCATCCTCCAAAAAAATATAATGGATCTTGTTTAGATGGAAGAGACATAACTTATAAGATAATTCCCAATGCTGACTTTAAATTTTTTATAACAGCGAATACTAAGACTAGAGCTTTAAGAAGATATAAAGAGTTAAAAGATCTAAATAAGAAAATATCTTTTAACGAAGTCCTAAAAAGTATTAAAAACCGCGACAAAAGTGACTATAATAGAAAAGTTTCACCCCTTATGAGAACTCGAGATTCGATCTTGATTAATACTACAAATTTAACTAAAAGATCATGCTTTTTAAAAATTAAACAAATTATAGATAGGAAACTAAAAGCTTAA
- a CDS encoding S1 RNA-binding domain-containing protein, whose translation MEIYKDLSNPASKEFEQLLNSQFTKTANLEEGKIITGVVNKVTDNFVFLEVPGLKSEPILDINELKSMGMLDKAKVGEKISVLLERLEDKKGEVLVSASKAQKIQGWDKLVEAYEKNEPIMGKITGRVKGGCIVEHIDTGSLMFLPGSQISDKPLKDISHLMNEPQKFALIKLDKIRGNACVSRREIISSFKKEDKIKIVEKFKVGDLIKGAEVKGYSSFGCFFSVNGELDVLVHLQEISYSRVNHPDEVFTIGEKHDLKVISVDLEKLQVGCSVKQLTPDPFENISNYELNKIYKVKVVKLMDFGAFCELEKGLSTLLHSSELSWTKKNISAKKMFKVGDEIDCVITEIDKEKRRVAISHRLTTDNPFETFEKTYPIGSEVEGEVASKNEYSIFLKVDDLDIDAFLHCNDLTYLNNGEEELAKYKIGDKLKVKVLEIKAAEQKVRVGLRQTQPDPFDWFNDKKVKQTITVKIVSTDNKGLVVRPEGCEMDFIIKKSAIAINAADARPARFTGGERIDCAIQELDLDKRKVTLSIKLLEEIERKVALDTYGSEASGKNLPFSSLSDDLEKKKKEDE comes from the coding sequence ATGGAAATTTATAAAGACCTTTCAAACCCCGCCTCTAAAGAGTTCGAGCAACTACTAAATTCACAATTTACTAAAACAGCAAACCTTGAAGAAGGAAAAATCATTACCGGTGTAGTAAATAAAGTCACTGATAACTTTGTATTTCTTGAAGTACCTGGATTAAAATCAGAGCCTATCTTAGATATTAATGAATTAAAAAGCATGGGCATGCTTGATAAAGCAAAAGTAGGTGAAAAAATTTCTGTTCTTCTTGAAAGATTAGAAGACAAAAAAGGTGAAGTATTAGTTTCAGCATCAAAAGCTCAAAAAATCCAAGGTTGGGATAAGCTTGTCGAAGCTTATGAAAAAAATGAACCTATCATGGGTAAAATTACTGGACGCGTTAAAGGTGGATGTATAGTTGAACACATCGATACTGGTTCTTTAATGTTTTTACCTGGATCTCAAATTTCAGATAAGCCATTAAAAGACATAAGTCATTTAATGAATGAGCCTCAAAAATTTGCGCTAATAAAATTAGATAAAATTAGAGGAAATGCATGTGTTTCTAGAAGAGAAATAATTTCTTCATTTAAAAAAGAAGATAAAATTAAAATCGTTGAAAAATTCAAAGTTGGAGATTTAATTAAAGGTGCTGAAGTAAAAGGTTACAGTTCATTTGGTTGTTTCTTTAGTGTTAACGGTGAACTTGATGTTTTGGTTCACTTACAAGAGATTTCTTATTCAAGAGTTAATCACCCTGATGAAGTTTTTACAATTGGTGAGAAACATGACCTTAAAGTAATCAGTGTTGATCTTGAAAAGCTTCAAGTTGGTTGTTCGGTAAAACAGCTCACACCAGATCCTTTTGAAAACATTTCAAATTATGAACTAAATAAAATCTACAAAGTAAAAGTAGTTAAGCTTATGGACTTTGGAGCTTTTTGTGAGCTTGAAAAAGGATTATCAACTTTATTGCACTCGAGTGAATTAAGTTGGACTAAAAAAAATATTTCTGCAAAAAAAATGTTTAAAGTTGGAGATGAAATTGATTGTGTAATCACTGAAATTGATAAAGAGAAAAGAAGAGTGGCAATATCTCACCGTTTAACAACTGATAATCCTTTTGAAACCTTTGAAAAAACTTACCCAATTGGATCTGAAGTTGAGGGAGAAGTTGCAAGTAAAAATGAATATTCTATTTTCTTAAAAGTTGATGATTTAGATATTGATGCTTTCTTGCATTGTAATGATTTAACTTACCTAAATAATGGTGAGGAGGAATTAGCTAAATATAAAATTGGTGATAAATTAAAAGTTAAAGTTTTAGAAATAAAAGCCGCAGAACAAAAAGTTAGAGTTGGCTTACGTCAAACTCAACCAGACCCTTTTGATTGGTTTAATGATAAAAAAGTTAAACAAACTATTACAGTAAAAATTGTTTCAACTGACAATAAAGGCCTTGTTGTAAGACCTGAAGGCTGTGAAATGGATTTCATTATTAAAAAATCTGCAATAGCTATTAACGCAGCTGACGCAAGACCTGCTAGATTTACAGGTGGAGAAAGAATTGACTGTGCTATTCAAGAGTTAGATTTAGATAAGAGAAAAGTAACACTAAGTATTAAGCTTTTAGAAGAAATTGAACGTAAAGTTGCATTAGATACTTATGGTTCTGAAGCTAGTGGTAAAAACTTACCTTTCTCATCATTATCTGATGATTTAGAGAAAAAGAAAAAAGAAGACGAATAA
- a CDS encoding HU family DNA-binding protein: MAIVKSKLLKQLANNYPNFLKKDLEKFTDIILTEIKQALKRGDRVELRGFGMFSTNIQKARISRNPKTGEKVNTPEKKTIHFKMSKEMFKKLNDDK, from the coding sequence TTGGCTATTGTAAAATCAAAGCTGCTAAAACAACTCGCTAATAACTACCCAAATTTTTTAAAAAAAGACCTAGAAAAGTTCACTGATATTATTCTTACTGAAATAAAGCAGGCACTTAAAAGAGGGGATCGTGTAGAATTGAGGGGTTTTGGCATGTTCTCCACTAATATTCAAAAAGCAAGAATATCAAGAAATCCTAAAACAGGAGAAAAAGTAAATACACCTGAAAAAAAAACAATTCACTTTAAAATGTCCAAGGAAATGTTTAAAAAATTAAACGATGATAAATAA
- the pyrF gene encoding orotidine-5'-phosphate decarboxylase, producing the protein MINKNIFVACDTSSLKEIKKIIKDTETNRLKIIPKFGLQFFYSKNGRAFLQNFKRDYFLDLKINDIPQTALSAMNSLKDLRKCKYITVHANGGLEMLKAITKKAKSINKNLKVLGVTILTSLNKKSLKEIGHTKTVEQLVLKQAVLIKKSGAAGIVCSAQEAKIVRKKYKNLFIVTPGIRLPGDDANDQSRVMTPNNAFKNKVSGIVMGRSLVKGNIKNNIKRLINHLNQ; encoded by the coding sequence ATGATAAATAAAAATATCTTTGTAGCTTGTGATACATCAAGCTTAAAAGAAATCAAAAAAATAATTAAAGACACTGAAACTAATAGACTTAAAATAATTCCAAAATTTGGCTTACAGTTTTTTTATTCAAAGAATGGAAGAGCTTTTCTTCAAAATTTTAAAAGAGATTATTTCTTAGATTTAAAAATAAATGATATTCCACAAACTGCGTTATCTGCAATGAATAGTTTAAAAGATTTAAGGAAATGTAAATATATTACAGTCCATGCAAACGGTGGCCTTGAAATGCTTAAAGCTATTACAAAAAAAGCTAAATCAATTAACAAAAATTTAAAAGTATTAGGAGTTACAATTTTAACAAGCCTTAACAAAAAATCCCTTAAAGAGATTGGTCACACCAAAACAGTAGAACAGTTAGTATTAAAACAAGCAGTCCTTATAAAAAAATCAGGCGCAGCTGGAATTGTGTGTTCTGCACAAGAGGCAAAAATAGTTAGAAAAAAATATAAAAACTTATTTATTGTTACACCAGGAATAAGACTGCCAGGAGATGATGCAAATGATCAATCTAGAGTGATGACTCCTAATAATGCTTTTAAAAATAAAGTTTCTGGTATTGTAATGGGAAGATCATTAGTAAAGGGTAATATCAAAAATAACATTAAAAGATTAATTAACCACTTAAATCAATGA
- a CDS encoding phosphoribosylanthranilate isomerase yields the protein MIQPCKICGISDSKTLEFLTSHPTPPKMIGFICNWPKSKRFVEHNKLKELLKVDKKKSEYVAVLVKPNEDILERIKDLSFDYYQLYDCTPTEVKSIKEKYNKKIIVAITVKNQNDTVKYLEYNELADIILFDSKGYEKSMSFDHHLIKNIKINKELMLAGNIQIEDKLENYKEIADIIDISGGLETSGLKDISKINIFLNKIKQINNEA from the coding sequence ATGATCCAGCCCTGCAAGATTTGTGGGATCTCTGACTCTAAAACTTTAGAATTTTTAACTTCCCATCCTACCCCACCTAAAATGATAGGGTTTATTTGTAACTGGCCTAAATCAAAAAGATTTGTTGAGCACAATAAGCTTAAAGAGCTACTAAAAGTAGATAAAAAAAAATCAGAATATGTTGCTGTATTAGTTAAACCTAATGAAGATATATTAGAAAGAATAAAGGATTTATCATTCGATTATTATCAACTTTATGATTGTACACCTACTGAAGTTAAATCAATTAAAGAAAAATATAATAAGAAAATTATTGTTGCGATAACTGTGAAAAACCAAAATGATACGGTTAAATATTTAGAATATAATGAGCTTGCAGATATAATACTATTCGATAGCAAAGGTTATGAAAAAAGTATGTCTTTTGATCATCATTTAATTAAAAATATTAAAATTAATAAAGAATTGATGCTTGCTGGAAATATTCAAATTGAAGATAAACTTGAAAATTATAAAGAAATAGCAGACATTATAGATATTTCTGGAGGTCTAGAAACATCTGGATTAAAAGATATTTCAAAAATAAATATTTTTTTAAACAAAATTAAACAAATTAACAATGAAGCTTAA
- the trpB gene encoding tryptophan synthase subunit beta, with amino-acid sequence MKLKKKIPLIDQHNKNGFWGNKFGGNFIPETLKKPIEDLTELFEKLRYDKKFLKERDYYFKNYIGSPTSFIKLQNLSGHLGGAQIYAKMVSEANGGAHKIYNATVHCLIAKKAGKKYVVGDTGAGYAGKMLSMAAKKFGLKCKIFMGAKDIKRQKPNVDAMKKNGAEVVPVYSGSQTLVDAVSECMRYWVSNCDNTHMCVGSTVGPNIFVKICGWSTAQISRELKIQIQSEFKRMPKKIKLINCVGGGSSAYGFWSEFIDYDKKQIELIGVEAGGPKNSNLHAAPLTNGAKLGILHGAAAYVCQNNEGQINDTASISAGLDYPGVSPIHCFLKDTKRARYTSATDEGALNAYKLVTKLEKINPSLEPSHAFAEAIKIAPKLSNDTIIIVNSCGDAKKDRDILKERLGKIN; translated from the coding sequence ATGAAGCTTAAAAAAAAAATTCCTTTAATTGATCAGCACAATAAAAATGGATTTTGGGGTAATAAGTTTGGTGGTAATTTTATACCTGAAACTTTAAAAAAGCCCATTGAGGACTTAACTGAACTTTTTGAAAAACTTAGATACGATAAGAAATTTCTTAAAGAAAGAGACTATTATTTTAAAAACTACATAGGTTCTCCTACTTCATTTATTAAACTTCAAAACCTATCGGGTCACTTAGGTGGAGCCCAAATATATGCCAAAATGGTATCAGAGGCGAATGGAGGAGCTCATAAAATCTACAATGCAACAGTTCATTGCCTTATTGCTAAAAAGGCAGGAAAAAAATATGTCGTTGGTGATACGGGTGCAGGTTATGCTGGAAAGATGCTAAGTATGGCTGCTAAAAAGTTTGGCCTAAAATGCAAAATATTCATGGGTGCAAAAGATATAAAAAGACAAAAGCCTAATGTAGATGCAATGAAAAAGAATGGTGCAGAAGTTGTGCCTGTTTATTCAGGGAGCCAAACATTAGTAGATGCCGTTAGTGAGTGTATGCGTTATTGGGTTTCAAATTGTGATAACACCCATATGTGTGTTGGTTCAACAGTAGGTCCTAATATATTTGTTAAAATTTGTGGTTGGAGTACAGCACAAATTTCAAGAGAGCTAAAAATACAAATTCAGTCAGAGTTTAAAAGGATGCCTAAAAAAATTAAACTTATTAATTGTGTGGGTGGTGGAAGTTCTGCTTATGGTTTTTGGAGTGAGTTTATCGATTATGATAAAAAACAAATTGAATTAATTGGTGTTGAAGCTGGGGGACCAAAAAATTCAAATCTACATGCAGCACCTCTAACTAATGGTGCTAAACTTGGAATATTACATGGAGCTGCAGCTTATGTTTGTCAGAACAATGAGGGACAAATTAATGATACCGCCTCTATTTCTGCTGGATTAGATTATCCTGGTGTGTCACCTATACACTGTTTCTTAAAAGATACTAAAAGAGCGAGATATACATCTGCAACTGATGAAGGTGCTTTAAATGCATACAAACTAGTTACAAAACTTGAAAAAATAAACCCAAGTTTAGAGCCAAGTCATGCTTTTGCAGAAGCTATAAAAATTGCACCAAAATTAAGTAACGATACTATCATTATTGTTAACTCTTGTGGTGATGCAAAAAAAGATCGTGATATTTTAAAAGAAAGACTAGGAAAAATTAACTAA
- the trpA gene encoding tryptophan synthase subunit alpha — protein MSLINLAFKKVKTEKRPALLTYTVAGDNTKKKSLEILKSIAKYADICEIGFPHNTPIADGGQIQSSAYRALKNGIKIKDVFSIVKDFKKSKQSKPVILMGYYNMIYQYGENNFINICKKVGVDGLIVVDLPYPENKEFAKKCKKKGISFIQLVSPTTSPSRMKKIIKDSHDMVYYISMLSTTGGKLKVSPKKILERYSKIKKLNKNKNIVIGFGITEKTIASLRKADGLVVGSALCKEISNSIKKRQNPVTNVTNIVLNLRKKIA, from the coding sequence ATGTCATTAATTAACTTAGCCTTTAAAAAAGTAAAAACTGAAAAAAGACCTGCATTACTAACTTACACAGTAGCTGGAGATAATACTAAAAAGAAATCTCTTGAGATATTAAAATCAATTGCAAAGTATGCTGATATTTGTGAGATAGGATTTCCTCATAACACTCCAATTGCAGATGGTGGTCAGATTCAATCGAGTGCTTATAGAGCTTTAAAAAATGGTATTAAAATTAAAGATGTTTTTTCAATAGTTAAAGATTTTAAAAAATCAAAACAATCAAAACCTGTAATATTGATGGGTTATTATAATATGATTTATCAATATGGTGAGAATAACTTTATAAATATTTGCAAAAAAGTAGGTGTAGATGGATTAATTGTTGTCGATCTTCCTTATCCAGAAAATAAAGAATTTGCAAAAAAATGTAAGAAAAAAGGTATTAGTTTTATTCAGTTAGTATCTCCTACTACGTCTCCGAGTAGAATGAAAAAGATTATAAAAGACTCTCATGATATGGTTTATTATATCAGTATGCTCTCAACAACTGGTGGCAAACTAAAGGTTTCACCTAAAAAAATATTAGAGCGTTACAGTAAGATTAAAAAACTTAATAAAAATAAGAATATTGTAATAGGCTTTGGGATCACTGAAAAAACTATAGCATCTTTAAGAAAGGCTGATGGATTAGTGGTTGGAAGTGCTTTGTGTAAAGAAATATCAAATTCTATTAAAAAACGCCAAAATCCTGTCACAAATGTAACTAATATTGTGTTAAACTTAAGAAAAAAAATAGCATGA
- a CDS encoding acetyl-CoA carboxylase carboxyltransferase subunit beta: MNWIKKTLRFGEKIKTIIKARATKTEIANSDWTSCCKGPILKKDLEENLWVCPSCNKHHRISPRQRFDIIFGKNNYEVLKTPIPQDDPLNWNDAKPYKDRLKVARKKTGMDCGMMVVNTNILNLKITAIASDFDFIGGSVGSSEGEAILYAAQHAIENQQPLVLFSCGGGMRMMESLISLSQMTRTTLAINELKKNNLPYIVVLTDPTAGGITASYAMLGDLHMAEPGSLIAFAGAAVIKNTIREELPSGFQRSEYVQKSGFVDLIVERKDLREKIGSLLSILLKKNSAIKTVENETTESNTALTKAS, translated from the coding sequence ATGAATTGGATTAAAAAAACTTTAAGATTTGGTGAGAAGATAAAAACCATCATTAAAGCACGTGCAACCAAAACTGAAATAGCTAATAGTGATTGGACCTCATGTTGTAAGGGGCCTATCTTGAAAAAAGATTTAGAGGAAAACTTGTGGGTTTGCCCGTCTTGTAACAAACACCACAGAATAAGCCCACGTCAAAGATTTGATATTATATTTGGCAAAAACAATTATGAAGTTTTAAAAACTCCCATTCCTCAAGACGACCCTTTAAATTGGAATGATGCAAAACCTTATAAAGACAGACTAAAAGTTGCTAGAAAAAAAACTGGTATGGATTGTGGAATGATGGTTGTTAATACCAATATTCTAAATTTAAAAATTACAGCGATTGCATCTGATTTTGATTTTATAGGTGGCTCAGTTGGAAGTAGTGAAGGTGAGGCCATACTATATGCTGCCCAACACGCAATTGAAAATCAACAGCCTTTAGTTTTATTTTCATGTGGTGGAGGGATGCGGATGATGGAATCGTTGATTTCTCTTTCACAAATGACACGAACTACTCTAGCGATAAATGAACTTAAAAAAAATAATTTACCTTATATTGTTGTGCTAACTGATCCGACAGCTGGTGGAATAACCGCATCCTATGCAATGTTAGGCGATTTACACATGGCTGAACCTGGTTCTTTAATTGCATTTGCTGGGGCAGCCGTGATTAAAAATACAATCAGAGAAGAATTACCTTCTGGATTTCAGCGAAGTGAGTACGTGCAGAAATCAGGATTTGTAGATTTAATTGTCGAGAGAAAAGATCTAAGAGAAAAGATTGGCTCATTATTATCAATTTTGTTAAAGAAAAATTCTGCTATAAAAACTGTAGAAAATGAAACTACAGAAAGTAATACAGCGCTTACAAAAGCTTCATAA